A window of the Desulfonatronovibrio magnus genome harbors these coding sequences:
- the dnaB gene encoding replicative DNA helicase has product MPPQNMDAERAVLGGVFLSNTVLHSIIDILTEEDFYSPAHQIIFRCFLDLYRRSIPVDLVTIHEELEKRGQLDAVGGAVYIASLGESVASASNAIYYAGIVKEKSIRRHLIRAATEIISESYEPGSEVGDLLDSSEQKIFTISEAKTKQVFRSSKELVTDVFEMLSRRVEDKNLVTGVPTGYHALDEITAGLQPTDLIIIAARPSMGKTAFALNVAMRTAASHEVPVAIFSLEMSMEQLMMRMLCSFGKVDLKSLRTGYLTDEDWTRLSQSADVLSRAPLYIDDTPALSSLEMRARCRRLKSEKNLGMVIVDYLQLMRAGRRIDSREQEISEISRSLKALAKEINVPVVALSQLNRKVEDRKDKRPVLSDLRESGAIEQDADVILFLYRDDAYNQKEDNPKQGMAEVIIGKQRNGPVGMVELSFLKKFTAFENLADIPAPSENIDDGYA; this is encoded by the coding sequence ATGCCTCCCCAGAATATGGATGCCGAACGTGCAGTCCTGGGCGGGGTTTTTTTATCAAATACTGTCCTGCACTCCATCATTGATATCCTCACTGAAGAAGATTTCTATTCACCGGCTCATCAGATAATTTTTCGCTGTTTTCTGGATCTTTACCGCCGCAGCATTCCAGTGGACCTTGTGACTATTCATGAAGAGCTGGAAAAGAGAGGTCAGCTGGATGCAGTTGGGGGAGCTGTTTACATTGCTTCACTTGGCGAATCTGTGGCTTCGGCTTCCAATGCAATCTATTACGCTGGGATTGTTAAGGAAAAGTCCATCCGCAGGCATTTAATCCGGGCAGCCACTGAAATTATTTCCGAAAGTTATGAGCCAGGCTCTGAGGTCGGTGATCTTTTGGATTCATCCGAGCAAAAAATATTCACCATAAGCGAAGCTAAAACAAAACAGGTGTTTCGTTCTTCAAAAGAACTGGTGACAGATGTTTTTGAGATGCTTAGCAGGCGCGTGGAAGATAAAAATCTTGTAACCGGGGTACCCACCGGTTATCATGCCTTAGATGAAATCACTGCAGGGTTACAGCCTACTGACCTGATCATTATAGCTGCCCGCCCAAGCATGGGTAAGACTGCTTTTGCCTTGAATGTAGCCATGCGAACAGCTGCCTCTCATGAAGTTCCTGTGGCAATTTTTTCTTTAGAAATGTCCATGGAACAATTAATGATGCGCATGCTATGCTCATTTGGAAAGGTTGATCTTAAAAGTCTTCGTACCGGTTACCTCACAGATGAAGACTGGACCAGACTTTCCCAGTCAGCAGATGTGCTTTCCAGAGCTCCACTATATATTGATGACACTCCGGCGCTTTCCTCTCTCGAGATGCGTGCCAGATGCAGGCGCCTGAAATCTGAAAAGAATCTGGGCATGGTTATTGTGGATTATCTCCAACTCATGCGTGCCGGCAGACGAATTGATTCAAGAGAACAGGAAATTTCTGAAATATCCCGGTCTCTCAAGGCTCTGGCCAAGGAGATAAATGTGCCAGTGGTGGCTCTTTCTCAGCTCAACCGCAAAGTTGAAGACAGGAAAGACAAGCGGCCTGTTCTATCAGACTTGCGTGAGTCCGGAGCCATTGAGCAGGATGCTGATGTCATACTTTTTCTATACCGTGATGATGCTTATAATCAGAAAGAGGACAATCCCAAGCAGGGAATGGCAGAGGTTATTATTGGCAAACAGAGAAATGGTCCGGTGGGTATGGTGGAGTTATCCTTTTTGAAGAAATTTACAGCTTTTGAAAATCTGGCTGACATTCCAGCACCATCAGAGAACATTGACGATGGCTACGCCTGA